A window from Microcoleus sp. AS-A8 encodes these proteins:
- a CDS encoding type II toxin-antitoxin system Phd/YefM family antitoxin → MINAIVNPAEVRSAENSRFSATHRSRSSLIIDESLMSFNVTQLMAMIPINEAKQRLQDLIDAVSQSHQPIVITSQSSNAILLSEADWLAIQETLYLLSIPGMRESIRAGLATPIKECDRYPR, encoded by the coding sequence ATGATCAATGCGATCGTCAATCCCGCTGAAGTGCGATCTGCTGAAAACAGCAGATTTAGCGCCACGCATCGCTCTCGCTCATCGCTCATAATAGATGAAAGTCTAATGAGTTTTAACGTTACTCAGTTGATGGCTATGATTCCTATTAATGAAGCCAAACAGCGATTGCAAGATTTGATCGATGCCGTGAGTCAATCCCATCAGCCGATTGTAATTACTTCCCAAAGCAGCAATGCGATTTTACTGTCTGAAGCAGATTGGCTGGCAATTCAGGAGACGCTATATCTACTTTCGATACCAGGAATGCGGGAATCAATTCGTGCTGGTTTGGCGACTCCGATTAAAGAATGCGATCGCTATCCTCGTTAA